From the Acidobacteriota bacterium genome, one window contains:
- a CDS encoding CoA-transferase: MADYTLSELMVVAAAREIHDGDVVFVGMRLPLIAYVVAKNTHAPNAIGVFENGVLRRTPASKLIMTMSDGPNITGALACMTMLECMALLQQGRVSLGFLGAAEVDKHGNLNSTEVESGSGADKKYVRLPGSGGACDIATLAHRFVALMAHEKERLPERVNYITSPGNGPWREHPRLKQGGPSAVITTKAVLRFDDSGEAYLDSTHPGVAVNDVLANTGWPLRTLKKTRETKPPNARELKVIRDYDPNHFWTK; this comes from the coding sequence ATGGCGGATTACACTTTATCGGAATTGATGGTGGTGGCGGCGGCGCGCGAGATTCATGACGGCGACGTGGTCTTTGTCGGGATGCGCTTGCCGCTGATCGCCTATGTCGTCGCCAAGAACACGCACGCGCCCAACGCCATCGGCGTCTTCGAGAATGGCGTGCTGCGCCGCACTCCGGCCTCGAAGCTCATCATGACCATGTCGGACGGGCCGAACATCACCGGCGCGCTGGCCTGCATGACCATGCTCGAGTGCATGGCGCTGCTGCAACAGGGCCGCGTCAGCCTCGGATTCCTCGGCGCGGCGGAGGTGGACAAGCACGGCAACCTGAACTCGACCGAGGTCGAGTCGGGATCGGGAGCCGACAAGAAGTACGTCCGGCTGCCGGGCAGCGGCGGCGCCTGCGACATCGCCACCCTCGCCCATCGCTTTGTCGCGCTGATGGCGCATGAGAAGGAGCGCCTACCCGAGCGCGTGAATTACATCACCAGCCCCGGCAACGGTCCTTGGCGTGAGCATCCCCGCCTGAAGCAGGGCGGCCCTTCGGCGGTGATCACCACCAAAGCCGTGCTGCGCTTCGACGATTCCGGCGAGGCCTATCTCGACTCGACACACCCCGGCGTCGCCGTGAATGACGTGCTGGCCAACACCGGCTGGCCCTTGCGCACTTTGAAGAAAACACGTGAGACCAAACCGCCCAACGCGCGCGAGCTGAAGGTCATCCGCGACTATGACCCGAATCATTTTTGGACGAAGTAA